One Bacteroidota bacterium genomic window carries:
- a CDS encoding T9SS type A sorting domain-containing protein, with protein MKKMYYLLFVFVFLAFNNSSAQQIISASNANSVSKPMVVASDKVIKRSCGTMESLNYQLTQDPSLKQRMDLIELETQQRIHEMSNHAADKVSTIHKIAVVVHVVYSNASENLSDAQIYSQIAALNQDFRKQNTDVSSAPSPFNSIAADVEIEFCLASVDPNGNATNGITRTATNNILGFSNTANDVKSNSTGGKSPWNTAQYLNMWVCNLQGSLLGYGQFPGGSPTTDGVVMDYAYFGKGGTATAPFDLGRTATHEVGHWLNLKHIWGDATCGDDLVNDTPPAQQANYGCKTHPLRQGVCAGNLNGEMFMNFMDYVDDNCMVMFTEGQKTRMVATLTGTRASLLTNTNVTCTLPSPTLACDTLANYTTAHSLVNYRPADVGQPGSGFIAGTNDFGDKGFSEKFNPLQAQQKIYGVQLKFARAYGFATSSFNIKVWKADFAGGKPGTVMASVPISLSQVVTDINSNQYTTVNFSTPLTVTSSFYVGFEFDPQVVDTISIYTTVEGQTSIGKAYEKLSNNVWVPFTDSINSWGLSVALAVKPIVCINYTSVNTLDDIADRVSVYPNPSNGQLNIKLDESQSEGITINIYNSVGAKVYETSKLVLSNEVYAIDIAKQQAGLYFIELLIGNKRVIKRINLVH; from the coding sequence TGCTTCAAATGCTAACTCAGTCTCTAAACCTATGGTTGTTGCAAGTGACAAGGTCATAAAGAGATCGTGTGGAACAATGGAGAGTTTAAATTATCAATTAACTCAGGATCCATCATTGAAACAGCGAATGGATTTAATTGAGTTGGAAACACAACAACGTATTCACGAAATGAGCAACCACGCAGCCGACAAAGTCTCGACCATTCACAAAATTGCTGTTGTGGTACATGTGGTTTACAGCAATGCATCCGAAAATCTAAGTGACGCACAAATTTATTCACAAATAGCCGCGTTGAATCAAGATTTTAGAAAGCAGAATACAGATGTTAGTTCAGCTCCTTCGCCATTTAACTCAATTGCTGCGGATGTCGAAATAGAGTTTTGTTTGGCAAGTGTAGATCCCAATGGAAATGCAACCAACGGAATTACACGTACAGCAACAAATAACATATTGGGCTTTTCAAATACTGCCAATGATGTAAAATCGAATTCAACCGGAGGAAAATCTCCATGGAATACTGCACAATATTTAAACATGTGGGTATGCAATTTACAAGGTAGCCTGCTTGGATATGGTCAATTTCCCGGAGGGTCTCCAACTACTGATGGTGTAGTAATGGACTATGCTTATTTTGGAAAGGGAGGAACAGCTACGGCGCCTTTCGATTTAGGACGAACAGCTACGCATGAAGTAGGACATTGGTTAAACTTAAAACACATTTGGGGTGATGCAACATGTGGAGATGATTTAGTAAATGATACTCCTCCTGCACAACAAGCAAATTATGGTTGTAAAACCCATCCTTTGAGACAAGGAGTTTGTGCAGGAAATTTGAATGGTGAAATGTTTATGAATTTTATGGATTATGTGGACGATAACTGTATGGTAATGTTTACAGAAGGACAGAAGACCAGAATGGTAGCCACGCTTACAGGAACTAGAGCAAGTTTATTGACGAATACGAATGTAACCTGTACTTTACCTTCACCAACTCTTGCTTGCGACACCCTTGCGAATTATACCACAGCACATTCTTTGGTGAATTATCGACCAGCAGATGTAGGACAGCCAGGCAGCGGTTTCATTGCAGGAACCAATGATTTTGGAGACAAGGGTTTTTCTGAAAAATTTAATCCTTTGCAAGCGCAACAAAAGATTTATGGTGTACAATTAAAGTTTGCAAGAGCGTATGGCTTTGCAACGAGCTCATTTAACATTAAAGTTTGGAAGGCTGATTTTGCTGGAGGAAAGCCTGGTACTGTTATGGCAAGTGTTCCTATAAGTTTGAGTCAAGTAGTTACCGATATTAATTCGAATCAATACACTACAGTTAATTTTAGTACACCATTAACTGTTACTTCTTCATTTTATGTAGGATTTGAATTTGATCCACAAGTTGTCGACACCATTTCAATTTATACTACTGTTGAAGGCCAAACTAGTATAGGCAAGGCTTATGAAAAATTAAGTAACAATGTATGGGTTCCTTTTACAGATTCAATCAACTCTTGGGGACTTTCGGTTGCATTAGCAGTAAAACCAATTGTTTGTATAAATTATACTAGTGTTAACACGCTTGATGATATTGCCGATAGGGTTAGTGTTTATCCGAATCCCAGCAATGGTCAACTAAATATTAAATTAGATGAATCCCAATCTGAAGGAATAACAATAAACATTTACAACTCGGTAGGAGCCAAAGTTTATGAAACATCAAAACTAGTACTTTCAAATGAAGTTTATGCAATAGATATTGCAAAGCAGCAAGCAGGATTATATTTTATTGAATTATTGATTGGAAACAAAAGGGTAATAAAGCGGATAAATTTGGTGCACTAA
- a CDS encoding polysaccharide deacetylase family protein: MILVFTPKINNRIRYIFRLLFTDVLGIGVRLTENVNEFKLHDGAKINYSGHAFGDELFFMSKPFLLETGIKDQEITVFDWEGIKAFFPTSRSATLPFDPFAASFYLVSRYEEYLPTIHDKHNRFEALESLAFQNNFLHLPLVNIWAEKIKHLISAKYPEVIFPIKKFSHVPTIDIDNAFAFREKGFMRSIGASLRSLSKFDFKEFAERAKVILGMQADPYDTYKLLHDLHAKHQLHPVYFFLFAAYGLNDKNVPTRSQRFRYLIKSIADTSDVGIHPSYNSNFKVDKLEREVHGLAKVLNREITRSRQHFLKLTFPDTYRNLINLDITDDYTMGYASEIGFRASICDSYNFYDLDLEIETKLRLHPFQVMDATLNFYLQISPEESIVRIKQIIDEVHKVKGTFISLWHNETIAEYKFWKGWSKVYLEMLEYAATKQ, from the coding sequence ATGATTTTAGTTTTTACACCTAAAATTAATAACCGTATTCGGTATATTTTTCGTTTACTTTTTACGGATGTGTTAGGTATAGGTGTTAGGTTAACAGAAAATGTAAATGAATTCAAATTACATGATGGGGCCAAAATAAACTATTCGGGTCATGCATTTGGCGACGAATTATTTTTTATGTCGAAACCATTCTTATTAGAAACAGGAATAAAGGACCAAGAGATAACTGTTTTTGATTGGGAGGGAATAAAGGCTTTTTTTCCGACGAGCAGAAGTGCCACCCTGCCCTTTGATCCCTTTGCCGCAAGTTTTTATTTGGTAAGTCGTTACGAAGAATATTTACCTACTATACACGACAAGCACAATCGCTTTGAAGCGCTGGAAAGTTTGGCTTTTCAAAATAATTTTTTGCATTTGCCCTTAGTTAATATTTGGGCTGAAAAGATTAAGCATTTGATTAGTGCAAAGTATCCGGAAGTTATTTTTCCAATTAAAAAATTTTCCCATGTTCCTACAATAGACATCGACAATGCTTTTGCATTTCGCGAGAAAGGTTTTATGCGCAGCATTGGGGCATCCTTGCGTTCCTTATCGAAATTTGATTTTAAAGAATTTGCCGAACGGGCTAAAGTAATTTTAGGTATGCAAGCAGATCCTTATGACACCTATAAGTTGCTGCACGACTTACATGCAAAACATCAGTTACACCCAGTTTATTTTTTTCTATTTGCTGCATATGGGTTAAACGATAAAAATGTTCCAACCCGTAGTCAGCGATTTCGTTATTTAATAAAATCAATAGCTGATACATCAGATGTAGGAATTCACCCTTCCTACAATTCTAATTTTAAAGTTGATAAACTTGAACGAGAAGTACATGGATTGGCTAAGGTATTGAATAGGGAAATAACAAGAAGTCGACAACATTTTTTAAAACTCACTTTTCCGGATACTTATCGAAATCTAATAAATTTAGACATTACAGATGATTATACAATGGGCTATGCTTCAGAAATTGGTTTTAGAGCAAGCATTTGTGATAGTTATAATTTTTACGATTTGGATTTAGAGATAGAAACTAAGTTGAGATTACATCCATTTCAAGTAATGGATGCTACACTCAACTTTTATTTGCAAATAAGTCCTGAAGAAAGTATTGTGCGTATAAAACAAATAATTGATGAGGTGCACAAAGTAAAAGGAACCTTTATTAGTTTATGGCATAATGAAACTATTGCAGAATATAAATTTTGGAAGGGCTGGAGCAAAGTATATTTAGAAA
- the radC gene encoding DNA repair protein RadC, protein MEEKKQTVPITEWANADQPREKLLEKGKGILTDAELIGILIGSGSKTETAVELARRILSSVGNDLNALGKLNVAQLCKFKGIGEAKAISIIAALELGKRMKVLESPQRIRINNSKLVFEAIRNEIGDLLHEEFWVLYLDRSNHIIRKSNISKGGVSGTVVDARIIFKQAIENLASSIVLCHNHPSGNLKPSEEDIRITKKLKDAGKLVDIAIIDHIIIAGNNFFSFADEGLL, encoded by the coding sequence ATGGAGGAAAAAAAACAGACAGTTCCTATAACTGAATGGGCAAATGCAGACCAACCTCGTGAAAAGTTGTTGGAAAAAGGAAAAGGCATACTTACTGATGCTGAATTGATAGGAATTTTGATAGGCTCAGGAAGTAAAACTGAAACTGCAGTTGAACTAGCCAGACGCATACTTAGTTCGGTTGGGAATGATTTAAATGCATTAGGAAAATTGAATGTTGCTCAACTATGTAAATTTAAAGGAATTGGTGAAGCTAAGGCAATATCAATTATTGCAGCGCTTGAATTAGGAAAGAGAATGAAAGTTTTGGAGTCACCTCAGCGTATTCGAATAAACAATAGTAAATTAGTTTTTGAAGCTATTAGAAATGAAATTGGTGATTTGTTGCACGAAGAGTTTTGGGTGTTGTATTTAGATCGAAGCAATCACATAATCCGAAAATCAAATATCAGTAAGGGAGGAGTAAGTGGCACTGTGGTCGATGCGCGTATTATATTTAAACAGGCTATTGAAAATCTTGCCAGTTCTATTGTATTATGTCACAACCACCCATCAGGCAATTTAAAACCTAGCGAAGAAGATATCCGAATTACAAAAAAGTTGAAGGATGCAGGTAAATTAGTTGATATTGCAATCATTGATCATATCATTATTGCAGGAAATAATTTTTTTAGTTTTGCCGATGAAGGCTTGCTATGA
- the wecB gene encoding UDP-N-acetylglucosamine 2-epimerase (non-hydrolyzing), producing MLKILTIIGARPQIIKAAALSRAIKNHYSKQITEVIVHTGQHYDSAMSLVFFDELEIPQPSYNLNVGSGSHGRQTASMLIGIEEILESEKPDCMVVYGDTNSTLAGAIAASKMHIPLVHIEAGLRSFNKSMPEEINRILCDHVSTLLFSPTKAGYTNLIKEGFKTDKSNHPVADAPNIYHCGDVMFDNSVYFAQVAEKKTTLLQTLNLQPNGFVLATIHRNNNTDEPERLSAIFESFNRLSLQHNLPFIIPLHPRTSKLLEKNLVPGLYAKVMGNTLLKIIPPVSFLEMIALEKNSRLIVTDSGGVQKEAFFFEKPCIILRAQTEWIELVECGAAKLADTNIETIIAAFNSYLNATSMSFPLLFGDGKAAEFIAGEMLSVFSSKDEVSTINPSTK from the coding sequence ATGTTGAAAATACTTACCATAATAGGTGCACGTCCTCAAATTATTAAAGCTGCGGCACTTAGTCGTGCAATTAAGAATCATTATTCCAAACAGATTACTGAAGTCATTGTACATACCGGTCAACACTATGATTCAGCCATGTCGTTGGTGTTTTTTGACGAGCTGGAAATACCCCAGCCAAGTTATAACTTAAATGTAGGAAGCGGCTCACACGGAAGGCAAACAGCTTCAATGCTAATTGGAATTGAAGAAATTTTAGAAAGCGAGAAACCTGACTGCATGGTGGTGTACGGTGATACAAATTCGACCTTGGCAGGAGCAATAGCGGCATCAAAAATGCACATTCCTTTAGTTCACATCGAGGCAGGATTACGTTCGTTTAACAAGTCAATGCCGGAAGAAATAAACCGCATTTTATGTGATCATGTTTCAACTTTGTTATTTTCACCTACAAAGGCAGGATATACAAACCTAATAAAGGAAGGCTTTAAAACTGATAAAAGCAATCACCCAGTTGCCGATGCTCCCAATATTTATCATTGTGGAGATGTAATGTTTGATAACAGTGTATATTTTGCCCAAGTTGCAGAAAAGAAAACAACATTACTTCAAACTTTAAACTTACAGCCTAATGGCTTTGTATTAGCTACTATACACCGCAATAATAATACGGATGAACCGGAGCGACTAAGTGCCATTTTTGAATCTTTTAACAGGTTATCGCTACAGCACAATTTACCATTTATAATTCCATTGCATCCACGAACATCCAAGTTGCTTGAAAAAAATTTAGTGCCCGGGCTGTATGCTAAAGTAATGGGTAATACACTACTTAAAATAATTCCACCGGTTTCGTTTTTAGAAATGATTGCGCTGGAAAAGAATTCAAGATTAATTGTAACTGATTCCGGAGGAGTGCAAAAGGAGGCTTTCTTTTTCGAAAAACCATGTATTATATTAAGAGCTCAAACCGAATGGATAGAACTTGTTGAGTGTGGGGCTGCTAAGTTAGCCGATACAAATATTGAAACAATTATTGCCGCTTTTAACTCCTATTTGAATGCAACCTCTATGAGTTTTCCTCTACTTTTTGGGGATGGGAAAGCAGCCGAATTTATTGCCGGTGAAATGCTTTCAGTTTTTTCATCAAAGGATGAAGTATCAACTATTAATCCTTCGACAAAATGA
- a CDS encoding 30S ribosomal protein S20, protein MANHKSSIKRIRANDAKRETNRYQAKSARTAIKALKTTTDKKEAAKKLPEVISMVDKLAKKNIIHKNKAGNIKSKLTKHVSKM, encoded by the coding sequence ATGGCAAATCATAAATCATCTATCAAAAGAATTCGTGCTAACGATGCTAAAAGAGAAACTAATCGTTATCAGGCGAAATCTGCACGTACTGCTATTAAGGCATTAAAAACTACCACTGATAAAAAAGAAGCAGCTAAAAAGCTTCCTGAAGTGATATCAATGGTGGATAAATTGGCTAAAAAGAACATTATTCATAAAAATAAAGCTGGCAACATTAAGTCTAAATTGACTAAGCACGTTAGCAAAATGTAA